Proteins encoded together in one uncultured Desulfosarcina sp. window:
- a CDS encoding ATP-binding protein produces the protein MALKLNKRSWFYLSLLALCCLYWLADSVWSFVSFERNLNALIYTDPTSLVDTLLLRVSPYQVVSRLIVVALFLGSGALLFEFLTIKERAQAAFLESEKKYRALVNYANEAIFIAQDGVVKFPNPKAAELTGYPESELTGMPLATFLHPDDREMVMQRYRERLEGGSPPFKYSFRIINKQKRPIWVQIHTTRIDWDGRAASLNFLSDISEEKKLAEHLQRAERMETVGMLAGGVAHDLNNILSGLVSYPDLLLMDLPEDSPLRDPILTMQSSGKKAATIVQDLLTLSRRGIPGTEVVNLNTIVREYFNSPEMAKLQDFHPKVRIESQLDPDLLNVVGSPVHLSKALMNLVSNAAEACPDGGRVTVATRNHYMDKPVEGVETLQEGEFTVLEVRDTGEGIAPEDMKRIFEPFYTKKVMGRSGTGLGMAVVWGTVNDHQGHIDLKSSPEKGTTFTIYFPATRKILENRESAISIESLKGNGERILVVDDMEEQRRICSLLLSRLGYSVNTVSSGEDAVSYLAGQAVDLIVLDMIMTPGMDGLETYEKIIEIRPQQKALIVSGFSETRRVEKMQRLGAGAYIKKPYTLEKIGLAVKSELSRNDSKRSI, from the coding sequence CCTGGTAGACACCCTTCTTTTGCGCGTATCGCCCTACCAGGTCGTCTCGCGGCTGATCGTGGTAGCGCTTTTCTTGGGAAGCGGGGCATTGCTGTTCGAATTTCTGACCATCAAGGAGCGGGCCCAGGCCGCTTTTTTGGAAAGCGAGAAAAAATACCGCGCCCTGGTCAACTATGCCAACGAGGCCATTTTCATCGCCCAGGATGGGGTGGTCAAATTCCCCAATCCGAAAGCCGCCGAATTGACCGGGTATCCCGAAAGCGAACTGACAGGCATGCCACTGGCTACATTCCTTCACCCGGACGACCGGGAGATGGTGATGCAGCGGTACCGGGAACGGCTCGAAGGGGGATCGCCGCCGTTCAAATATTCATTTCGCATCATAAACAAGCAGAAGCGGCCAATCTGGGTACAGATCCACACCACCCGGATTGACTGGGACGGTCGTGCTGCATCGCTCAACTTTTTAAGCGACATCAGCGAGGAGAAAAAGCTCGCCGAGCACCTTCAACGGGCGGAAAGAATGGAAACGGTGGGCATGCTGGCCGGCGGCGTGGCCCACGACCTCAACAACATTTTAAGCGGTCTGGTCAGCTATCCGGACCTGCTGTTGATGGATCTTCCCGAGGACAGCCCCCTGCGCGATCCGATCCTGACCATGCAGTCCTCCGGGAAAAAAGCGGCCACCATCGTTCAGGATCTGTTGACCCTGTCCAGAAGGGGAATTCCGGGAACCGAGGTCGTCAATCTGAACACCATCGTCCGCGAGTATTTCAACTCCCCGGAAATGGCCAAGCTTCAGGATTTTCATCCGAAGGTCCGCATCGAATCGCAGTTGGACCCCGACCTGCTCAATGTGGTCGGTTCCCCGGTGCATCTCTCCAAAGCATTGATGAACCTGGTGTCCAACGCGGCAGAGGCCTGTCCCGACGGTGGACGGGTTACCGTTGCCACGAGAAATCACTACATGGACAAGCCCGTCGAAGGGGTTGAAACCCTTCAGGAGGGAGAATTTACGGTCCTGGAAGTTCGGGATACCGGCGAGGGGATTGCACCGGAGGACATGAAGCGGATTTTTGAGCCCTTTTACACGAAAAAAGTCATGGGGCGCAGCGGAACCGGTCTCGGCATGGCCGTCGTCTGGGGAACGGTAAATGATCATCAGGGACACATCGACCTGAAAAGCAGCCCGGAAAAGGGCACCACCTTTACGATCTATTTTCCCGCCACGCGGAAAATCCTGGAAAACAGGGAAAGCGCGATCTCCATCGAATCGTTGAAAGGCAACGGGGAACGCATTCTGGTCGTGGACGATATGGAGGAACAAAGACGCATCTGTTCATTGCTGCTGTCGAGGCTCGGCTACTCGGTCAATACGGTTTCGAGCGGAGAAGACGCCGTCAGCTACCTGGCCGGACAGGCAGTGGATTTGATTGTGTTGGATATGATCATGACTCCGGGGATGGATGGCCTGGAAACCTATGAGAAAATAATTGAAATCCGCCCGCAGCAGAAAGCATTGATCGTCAGTGGTTTTTCGGAAACCCGGCGCGTGGAGAAAATGCAGCGTCTGGGCGCCGGAGCCTATATCAAAAAGCCGTACACCCTGGAAAAAATCGGTCTGGCGGTAAAAAGCGAATTGTCCCGCAACGATTCGAAACGCTCCATTTAG